Proteins encoded together in one Streptomyces umbrinus window:
- a CDS encoding recombinase family protein produces MLVRQPCELPGPVHGLRDERLGRDAAELTALADHLTEHGLVLEMLAGPLPGIYDPTGPGKLLFGFFAAMTETERENIRESTLEGLDTAARKGKHGGRPPVITDDMLHTVLRRRAGGESVEQIQPDLIIPTGKRKGQNPSVASVYRALAEHPKREAYPEAIEQARADFTTLQNADVPRPRADAVMPSTRP; encoded by the coding sequence TTGTTGGTTCGACAACCTTGCGAACTGCCGGGTCCTGTTCACGGTCTACGAGATGAAAGGCTGGGACGCGATGCCGCAGAGCTCACGGCCCTCGCCGATCACCTGACCGAGCACGGCCTGGTGCTGGAGATGCTCGCAGGCCCCCTGCCCGGCATCTACGACCCCACCGGGCCGGGCAAGCTCTTGTTCGGCTTCTTCGCCGCGATGACGGAGACAGAGCGGGAGAACATCCGCGAGTCGACGTTGGAAGGGCTCGACACCGCGGCCCGCAAGGGCAAGCACGGCGGCCGGCCGCCCGTCATCACCGACGACATGCTCCACACCGTGCTGCGGCGCCGCGCGGGCGGCGAGTCCGTCGAGCAGATCCAGCCCGACCTGATCATCCCCACCGGCAAGCGCAAGGGGCAGAACCCTTCGGTAGCCAGCGTCTACCGAGCGCTCGCCGAGCACCCCAAGCGCGAGGCGTACCCCGAGGCCATCGAGCAGGCCCGCGCCGACTTCACCACACTCCAGAACGCGGACGTCCCCCGGCCACGCGCGGACGCCGTGATGCCCAGCACACGACCATGA